A single Dunckerocampus dactyliophorus isolate RoL2022-P2 chromosome 2, RoL_Ddac_1.1, whole genome shotgun sequence DNA region contains:
- the aatkb gene encoding serine/threonine-protein kinase LMTK1 isoform X2, whose amino-acid sequence MSASPDVYVLPLTEVSLPVARQPAPPVQLGKSSTVSRHSLLYLKEIGNGWFGKVLLGEVNENLRSSQVVVKELKTSSSVKEQMRFLEEVQPYRVLQHSSLLQCLAQCTEVTPYLLVMEFCPLGDVKGYLRSSRSAESVAPEPLLLQRMACDVASGLLHLHKHNFTHRDLALRNCLLTADVTVKIGDYGLSHTKYKDDYFVTSDQTYVPLRWIAPELVDEVHGNLLVAEQTQQSNIWSLGVTIWELLELGNQPYSHYSDRQVLAYAVREQQLRLAKPVLKVPLAERWYEVMQFCWLPPDQRPNAEEVHLLLSYLCAKGASEAKDDFERRWNSMRPSAGHNIHRGSPMTTCEQPSSASSSFPLLERFSATDGYHTESGDDVLTVTETSHGLNFEYRWEQARAEQTYRGPDSSSALSQVSHHEPFYPPVGIVGGCLNHDASPPYYQPQHLHAPSVLPVFSAHSPSVNSEYYIRIEEPVDCNIEPEYPMCSYSPEYQGSSGSFLTGSADSDEFMVCPAQAKNLDPYWSADIHKADVYDSNESSPAISLTMEPLLGQVSDSSPLRPWESSHYVSYKDRDGGYYYEHSSPVDIDHYLMGDELSTEHLHESWGSRSLRQALGELETPVGITPSFSSAPEQVYRDSYLDTSHTSILGKTVTGGYYDMMGSLRKTMPSHSRHDSHSVSINVEAEGALFIRRRESDSEEEEEDIFMERHTCNTWPAKHRHRSVAHQRRASQSCRQDTYVDFHYTMPSTDIEDSWPEERSLAFHSLPKTVGYVEHRQAKDSSCLSRHRVTAPSEGCDAFVYLCHQSDTLVAPPRECCHSHFVDPLTGLLVSSNNYSYAHADYVSDKGIDIPSNDEIINLSPAPGGPVVSKATLIKPEGGEKYVDLRTDEAPCKETEEDGVREGLLVTKSTREDMTQSSPPPANSIHVMMVLTDPASEKSQTGDSGLDRGGSSMSLTDILDCSDNEDDDITDDITDITSGIFAEDASPAFKSLQKQVGTPDSIESMDLLSVSGSCEGSSPASHPSCSPKAMDSGYDTENNESPEFVPKEPHEPRDQAASHPTSLEDDEAGQVSPEGAVSCDDSQSCDHTLLSLSQETPYRDSAYFSDYENERQSRNDEDCEEEEEPNDTETSQGREHKEHSSPAQSGTNETEDCDHDDLLDASGGLDEWPSQDESSSLGDWAAEVVGAMEEALDALNGQPEKENEEEEEEEGEHTFTHRQTSEKPPGTEVLHILPKDEVALQQAANTRRLSSSSSPPPSPLDGKEALKEEADSDDSDESDEELRTYDVQEGEESEDESHVVPVVVSDDSHAHKLRGLLKTPTLLNLQEELERKKRTVSFFDDVTVYLFDQESPTKDLAAHGFPLAAEGHGKSPERVSDDSSDGNASEESAGLEWEDDFPLLPLPTSSAGSDSPRHAAPTTAQETKPAVQFSRFTVSRFSITHVSDSDVDSVGGSSEDGDKE is encoded by the exons ATGTCCGCCTCGCCAGACGTCTACGTCCTGCCTCTCACGGAGGTGTCCCTGCCTGTCGCCAGGCAACCGGCTCCACCAG TCCAACTCGGGAAGTCCTCCACCGTGAGCCGCCATAGTCTCCTCTACCTGAAGGAGATCGGGAATGGCTGGTTTGGGAAG GTTCTTCTGGGGGAGGTCAATGAGAACCTGAGGAGCAGTCAGGTGGTGGTCAAGGAGCTGAAGACCAGCTCCAGCGTCAAGGAACAGATGCGCTTCCTGGAAGAAGTACAGCCTTACCG GGTCCTGCAGCACTCGTCTCTGCTGCAGTGCCTGGCCCAGTGCACGGAGGTCACGCCCTACCTGCTGGTCATGGAGTTTTGTCCCCTG GGCGACGTGAAGGGTTACCTGCGGAGCAGTAGGTCTGCCGAGAGTGTCGCCCCCGAGCCGCTACTCCTCCAGCGAATGGCGTGTGACGTGGCCTCGGGACTGCTGCACCTGCACAAACACAACTTCACTCACAG AGACTTGGCGTTGAGGAACTGCTTGCTGACTGCCGATGTCACCGTGAAGATCGGCGACTATGGCTTGTCCCACACCAAGTACAAG GACGACTACTTTGTGACATCCGATCAGACATACGTGCCTCTGCGCTGGATCGCTCCTGAGCTGGTGGACGAGGTGCATGGAAACCTGCTGGTGGCCGAACAGACGCAACAGAGTAACATCTG GTCTCTGGGGGTAACCATCTGGGAATTGTTGGAGCTGGGAAACCAGCCCTACAGCCACTACTCCGACCGACAAGTTTTGGCCTATGCTGTGAGGGAGCAGCAGCTCCGACTAGCCAAACCAGTGCTCAAAGTTCCTCTGGCTGAACGCTG GTACGAGGTGATGCAGTTCTGCTGGCTCCCTCCTGATCAGAGACCCAATGCCGAGGAAGTCCATTTGCTGCTGAGCTACTTGTGTGCCAAGGGGGCCAGTGAAGCCAAGGatgactttgagaggcgctggaaCTCAATGCGGCCCAGCGCCGGACACAACATCCACCGTGGTTCCCCGATGACGACCTGCGAGCAGCCATCATCCGCCTCCTCCTCTTTTCCTCTGCTAGAGCGCTTCTCAGCCACTGACGGATACCATACAGAGTCCGGGGATGACGTTTTAACAGTCACTGAGACCAGCCACGGTCTGAACTTTGAGTACAGGTGGGAGCAGGCCAGGGCAGAGCAGACATACAGAGGCCCGGATTCATCAAGTGCGCTCAGTCAAGTCAGCCATCATGAACCATTTTATCCACCGGTGGGGATTGTGGGAGGCTGCCTCAATCATGACGCCTCTCCTCCGTACTACCAACCTCAACATCTGCATGCTCCcagtgtacttcctgtcttCAGCGCCCATAGCCCGTCCGTCAACAGTGAATACTATATCCGCATCGAAGAACCAGTAGACTGTAACATCGAGCCTGAGTACCCCATGTGCTCCTACAGTCCAGAGTACCAGGGAAGCAGCGGCAGCTTCCTTACCGGCAGTGCGGACTCGGACGAATTCATGGTCTGCCCAGCTCAGGCTAAGAACTTGGACCCCTACTGGTCAGCAGATATCCACAAAGCAGACGTGTATGACTCAAATGAGTCAAGTCCTGCAATCTCTTTGACTATGGAGCCCCTCTTAGGGCAGGTGTCAGACAGCAGCCCTCTACGACCGTGGGAGTCCAGTCACTATGTGTCCTACAAAGATCGAGATGGAGGTTACTACTATGAACACTCGTCACCTGTGGACATAGACCACTATCTAATGGGGGATGAACTGTCCACTGAGCACCTTCATGAAAGCTGGGGGTCAAGGAGCCTTCGCCAGGCATTGGGTGAGCTGGAGACTCCGGTGGGAATAACCCCCTCCTTCAGCAGTGCCCCCGAACAGGTCTACAGAGACTCATACTTGGACACGAGCCATACCTCCATCCTCGGTAAAACGGTGACAGGAGGCTACTACGACATGATGGGCTCCCTGAGGAAGACCATGCCGAGCCACAGCAGACATGACAGCCACTCAGTCAGCATCAACGTGGAGGCAGAAGGGGCACTCTTCATCCGGCGCAGGGAGAGCGAttctgaagaagaagaagaggacatATTCATGGAGAGGCACACATGCAACACTTGGCCTGCCAAACATCGCCACAGAAGTGTCGCTCACCAAAGACGAGCGAGCCAGAGCTGCAGACAGGACACGTACGTGGACTTTCACTACACAATGCCGAGCACAGACATTGAAGATTCCTGGCCTGAGGAGCGTAGCCTGGCCTTCCACAGCCTACCCAAAACTGTCGGCTACGTGGAGCACCGCCAGGCTAAAGACAGCAGCTGTCTGAGTCGACACCGTGTGACCGCACCCTCGGAAGGCTGTGATGCTTTTGTCTACTTGTGTCACCAGAGCGACACCCTGGTGGCGCCACCTCGAGAGTGCTGCCACTCGCACTTTGTTGACCCGCTCACTGGTTTGCTagttagcagcaacaactacagCTACGCTCACGCCGACTACGTCAGTGACAAAGGCATCGACATCCCGAGCAACGACGAGATTATCAACCTATCGCCAGCACCAGGAGGTCCAGTTGTGTCCAAAGCTACCTTGATCAAGCCTGAAGGTGGAGAGAAATATGTGGATCTCAGAACAGACGAGGCTCCTTGCAAGGAGACCGAGGAAGATGGCGTCAGGGAAGGTCTACTGGTGACAAAGTCTACAAGAGAAGACATGACCCAAAGTTCTCCACCACCCGCAAACAGCATCCACGTGATGATGGTCCTCACAGACCCAGCATCAGAGAAGAGTCAAACAGGAGACAGCGGACTGGATCGAGGCGGCTCCAGCATGAGCCTCACAGACATCCTGGACTGCAGCGACAACGAAGACGATGACAtcactgatgacatcactgacaTCACTTCAGGGATCTTTGCAGAAGATGCTTCTCCTGCCTTCAAGTCGCTACAGAAGCAGGTGGGAACGCCGGATTCCATCGAGTCCATGGATCTACTGTCTGTATCTGGGTCATGCGAGGGCTCCAGCCCTGCCTCCCACCCTTCCTGCTCCCCCAAAGCCATGGACAGCGGCTATGACACTGAAAATAATGAGAGTCCAGAGTTTGTCCCAAAAGAACCTCATGAACCCAGAGACCAAGCTGCGTCGCATCCAACGAGTCTGGAGGACGACGAGGCGGGGCAGGTGTCGCCAGAGGGGGCCGTATCCTGTGATGACTCTCAGTCATGTGACCACACCTTGTTGTCACTGAGTCAGGAAACTCCGTACAGGGACTCCGCCTACTTCTCAGACTACGAGAATGAACGTCAGTCCAGGAATGATGAGGactgtgaagaagaagaagaaccaaaTGACACAGAGACAAGTCAAGGGAGAGAACATAAAGAACATTCTTCTCCAGCACAAAGTGGAACAAATGAAACAGAAGACTGTGACCATGATGACTTGTTGGATGCTTCAGGTGGACTGGACGAGTGGCCATCCCAGGATGAGAGCTCGTCTCTTGGAGACTGGGCAGCAGAGGTGGTTGGAGCCATGGAGGAGGCTCTTGATGCCCTCAACGGACAGCCTGAGAAGGagaacgaggaggaggaggaggaggagggggaacaCACCTTCACACACCGTCAAACTTCAGAAAAACCACCAGGGACGGAAGTCCTGCACATCTTACCCAAAGACGAGGTGGCCTTGCAGCAGGCGGCCAACACAAGAAGGttgtcttcatcttcttctccgcctccatctcctctggaTGGGAAGGAGGCGCTCAAGGAGGAGGCCGACTCTGACGACAGCGACGAGTCGGACGAGGAGCTGCGGACCTACGACGTccaggagggggaggagagtGAGGACGAGTCCCACGTGGTGCCCGTGGTGGTGAGCGACGACAGCCACGCCCACAAACTGCGAGGCCTCCTGAAGACGCCGACGCTGCTCAATCTCCAAGAGGAGCTGGAGCGCAAGAAGAGGACGGTGTCCTTCTTTGATGATGTCACCGTTTACCTGTTTGATCAG GAGAGTCCCACTAAAGATCTGGCTGCGCACGGATTCCCGTTGGCCGCAGAAGGTCACGGCAAATCTCCTGAAAGGGTCTCAGATGACTCGTCAGATGGGAACGCCTCTGAGGAGA GTGCAGGCTTGGAGTGGGAGGACGACTTTCCGCTGCTCCCGCTGCCGACGTCCTCGGCCGGCTCCGACTCGCCCCGCCACGCCGCCCCCACCACAGCTCAGGAGACCAAGCCGGCCGTGCAGTTTTCCCGCTTCACCGTCTCCCGCTTCTCCATCACGCACGTGTCCGACTCAGACGTGGACTCTGTGGGAG GAAGCAGCGAGGACGGCGACAAGGAGTGA
- the aatkb gene encoding serine/threonine-protein kinase LMTK1 isoform X1 produces the protein MRKMRKMLLLLLLLTFAALWADTSAVGSGGGAPPAEPWRWSLGAALVSVGGLVSLVVLALACLCCKRTGTGFKEFQNLQDGEENHAHMSASPDVYVLPLTEVSLPVARQPAPPVQLGKSSTVSRHSLLYLKEIGNGWFGKVLLGEVNENLRSSQVVVKELKTSSSVKEQMRFLEEVQPYRVLQHSSLLQCLAQCTEVTPYLLVMEFCPLGDVKGYLRSSRSAESVAPEPLLLQRMACDVASGLLHLHKHNFTHRDLALRNCLLTADVTVKIGDYGLSHTKYKDDYFVTSDQTYVPLRWIAPELVDEVHGNLLVAEQTQQSNIWSLGVTIWELLELGNQPYSHYSDRQVLAYAVREQQLRLAKPVLKVPLAERWYEVMQFCWLPPDQRPNAEEVHLLLSYLCAKGASEAKDDFERRWNSMRPSAGHNIHRGSPMTTCEQPSSASSSFPLLERFSATDGYHTESGDDVLTVTETSHGLNFEYRWEQARAEQTYRGPDSSSALSQVSHHEPFYPPVGIVGGCLNHDASPPYYQPQHLHAPSVLPVFSAHSPSVNSEYYIRIEEPVDCNIEPEYPMCSYSPEYQGSSGSFLTGSADSDEFMVCPAQAKNLDPYWSADIHKADVYDSNESSPAISLTMEPLLGQVSDSSPLRPWESSHYVSYKDRDGGYYYEHSSPVDIDHYLMGDELSTEHLHESWGSRSLRQALGELETPVGITPSFSSAPEQVYRDSYLDTSHTSILGKTVTGGYYDMMGSLRKTMPSHSRHDSHSVSINVEAEGALFIRRRESDSEEEEEDIFMERHTCNTWPAKHRHRSVAHQRRASQSCRQDTYVDFHYTMPSTDIEDSWPEERSLAFHSLPKTVGYVEHRQAKDSSCLSRHRVTAPSEGCDAFVYLCHQSDTLVAPPRECCHSHFVDPLTGLLVSSNNYSYAHADYVSDKGIDIPSNDEIINLSPAPGGPVVSKATLIKPEGGEKYVDLRTDEAPCKETEEDGVREGLLVTKSTREDMTQSSPPPANSIHVMMVLTDPASEKSQTGDSGLDRGGSSMSLTDILDCSDNEDDDITDDITDITSGIFAEDASPAFKSLQKQVGTPDSIESMDLLSVSGSCEGSSPASHPSCSPKAMDSGYDTENNESPEFVPKEPHEPRDQAASHPTSLEDDEAGQVSPEGAVSCDDSQSCDHTLLSLSQETPYRDSAYFSDYENERQSRNDEDCEEEEEPNDTETSQGREHKEHSSPAQSGTNETEDCDHDDLLDASGGLDEWPSQDESSSLGDWAAEVVGAMEEALDALNGQPEKENEEEEEEEGEHTFTHRQTSEKPPGTEVLHILPKDEVALQQAANTRRLSSSSSPPPSPLDGKEALKEEADSDDSDESDEELRTYDVQEGEESEDESHVVPVVVSDDSHAHKLRGLLKTPTLLNLQEELERKKRTVSFFDDVTVYLFDQESPTKDLAAHGFPLAAEGHGKSPERVSDDSSDGNASEESAGLEWEDDFPLLPLPTSSAGSDSPRHAAPTTAQETKPAVQFSRFTVSRFSITHVSDSDVDSVGGSSEDGDKE, from the exons GAGGCGGAGCTCCGCCCGCCGAGCCGTGGCGGTGGTCTTTGGGCGCGGCGCTGGTGTCCGTCGGCGGCCTGGTCAGCCTGGTGGTCCTGGCGCTGGCCTGCCTGTGCTGCAAGAGGACCGGGACCGGCTTCAAG GAGTTCCAGAACCTTCAAGATGGCGAGGAGAACCACGCCCACATGTCCGCCTCGCCAGACGTCTACGTCCTGCCTCTCACGGAGGTGTCCCTGCCTGTCGCCAGGCAACCGGCTCCACCAG TCCAACTCGGGAAGTCCTCCACCGTGAGCCGCCATAGTCTCCTCTACCTGAAGGAGATCGGGAATGGCTGGTTTGGGAAG GTTCTTCTGGGGGAGGTCAATGAGAACCTGAGGAGCAGTCAGGTGGTGGTCAAGGAGCTGAAGACCAGCTCCAGCGTCAAGGAACAGATGCGCTTCCTGGAAGAAGTACAGCCTTACCG GGTCCTGCAGCACTCGTCTCTGCTGCAGTGCCTGGCCCAGTGCACGGAGGTCACGCCCTACCTGCTGGTCATGGAGTTTTGTCCCCTG GGCGACGTGAAGGGTTACCTGCGGAGCAGTAGGTCTGCCGAGAGTGTCGCCCCCGAGCCGCTACTCCTCCAGCGAATGGCGTGTGACGTGGCCTCGGGACTGCTGCACCTGCACAAACACAACTTCACTCACAG AGACTTGGCGTTGAGGAACTGCTTGCTGACTGCCGATGTCACCGTGAAGATCGGCGACTATGGCTTGTCCCACACCAAGTACAAG GACGACTACTTTGTGACATCCGATCAGACATACGTGCCTCTGCGCTGGATCGCTCCTGAGCTGGTGGACGAGGTGCATGGAAACCTGCTGGTGGCCGAACAGACGCAACAGAGTAACATCTG GTCTCTGGGGGTAACCATCTGGGAATTGTTGGAGCTGGGAAACCAGCCCTACAGCCACTACTCCGACCGACAAGTTTTGGCCTATGCTGTGAGGGAGCAGCAGCTCCGACTAGCCAAACCAGTGCTCAAAGTTCCTCTGGCTGAACGCTG GTACGAGGTGATGCAGTTCTGCTGGCTCCCTCCTGATCAGAGACCCAATGCCGAGGAAGTCCATTTGCTGCTGAGCTACTTGTGTGCCAAGGGGGCCAGTGAAGCCAAGGatgactttgagaggcgctggaaCTCAATGCGGCCCAGCGCCGGACACAACATCCACCGTGGTTCCCCGATGACGACCTGCGAGCAGCCATCATCCGCCTCCTCCTCTTTTCCTCTGCTAGAGCGCTTCTCAGCCACTGACGGATACCATACAGAGTCCGGGGATGACGTTTTAACAGTCACTGAGACCAGCCACGGTCTGAACTTTGAGTACAGGTGGGAGCAGGCCAGGGCAGAGCAGACATACAGAGGCCCGGATTCATCAAGTGCGCTCAGTCAAGTCAGCCATCATGAACCATTTTATCCACCGGTGGGGATTGTGGGAGGCTGCCTCAATCATGACGCCTCTCCTCCGTACTACCAACCTCAACATCTGCATGCTCCcagtgtacttcctgtcttCAGCGCCCATAGCCCGTCCGTCAACAGTGAATACTATATCCGCATCGAAGAACCAGTAGACTGTAACATCGAGCCTGAGTACCCCATGTGCTCCTACAGTCCAGAGTACCAGGGAAGCAGCGGCAGCTTCCTTACCGGCAGTGCGGACTCGGACGAATTCATGGTCTGCCCAGCTCAGGCTAAGAACTTGGACCCCTACTGGTCAGCAGATATCCACAAAGCAGACGTGTATGACTCAAATGAGTCAAGTCCTGCAATCTCTTTGACTATGGAGCCCCTCTTAGGGCAGGTGTCAGACAGCAGCCCTCTACGACCGTGGGAGTCCAGTCACTATGTGTCCTACAAAGATCGAGATGGAGGTTACTACTATGAACACTCGTCACCTGTGGACATAGACCACTATCTAATGGGGGATGAACTGTCCACTGAGCACCTTCATGAAAGCTGGGGGTCAAGGAGCCTTCGCCAGGCATTGGGTGAGCTGGAGACTCCGGTGGGAATAACCCCCTCCTTCAGCAGTGCCCCCGAACAGGTCTACAGAGACTCATACTTGGACACGAGCCATACCTCCATCCTCGGTAAAACGGTGACAGGAGGCTACTACGACATGATGGGCTCCCTGAGGAAGACCATGCCGAGCCACAGCAGACATGACAGCCACTCAGTCAGCATCAACGTGGAGGCAGAAGGGGCACTCTTCATCCGGCGCAGGGAGAGCGAttctgaagaagaagaagaggacatATTCATGGAGAGGCACACATGCAACACTTGGCCTGCCAAACATCGCCACAGAAGTGTCGCTCACCAAAGACGAGCGAGCCAGAGCTGCAGACAGGACACGTACGTGGACTTTCACTACACAATGCCGAGCACAGACATTGAAGATTCCTGGCCTGAGGAGCGTAGCCTGGCCTTCCACAGCCTACCCAAAACTGTCGGCTACGTGGAGCACCGCCAGGCTAAAGACAGCAGCTGTCTGAGTCGACACCGTGTGACCGCACCCTCGGAAGGCTGTGATGCTTTTGTCTACTTGTGTCACCAGAGCGACACCCTGGTGGCGCCACCTCGAGAGTGCTGCCACTCGCACTTTGTTGACCCGCTCACTGGTTTGCTagttagcagcaacaactacagCTACGCTCACGCCGACTACGTCAGTGACAAAGGCATCGACATCCCGAGCAACGACGAGATTATCAACCTATCGCCAGCACCAGGAGGTCCAGTTGTGTCCAAAGCTACCTTGATCAAGCCTGAAGGTGGAGAGAAATATGTGGATCTCAGAACAGACGAGGCTCCTTGCAAGGAGACCGAGGAAGATGGCGTCAGGGAAGGTCTACTGGTGACAAAGTCTACAAGAGAAGACATGACCCAAAGTTCTCCACCACCCGCAAACAGCATCCACGTGATGATGGTCCTCACAGACCCAGCATCAGAGAAGAGTCAAACAGGAGACAGCGGACTGGATCGAGGCGGCTCCAGCATGAGCCTCACAGACATCCTGGACTGCAGCGACAACGAAGACGATGACAtcactgatgacatcactgacaTCACTTCAGGGATCTTTGCAGAAGATGCTTCTCCTGCCTTCAAGTCGCTACAGAAGCAGGTGGGAACGCCGGATTCCATCGAGTCCATGGATCTACTGTCTGTATCTGGGTCATGCGAGGGCTCCAGCCCTGCCTCCCACCCTTCCTGCTCCCCCAAAGCCATGGACAGCGGCTATGACACTGAAAATAATGAGAGTCCAGAGTTTGTCCCAAAAGAACCTCATGAACCCAGAGACCAAGCTGCGTCGCATCCAACGAGTCTGGAGGACGACGAGGCGGGGCAGGTGTCGCCAGAGGGGGCCGTATCCTGTGATGACTCTCAGTCATGTGACCACACCTTGTTGTCACTGAGTCAGGAAACTCCGTACAGGGACTCCGCCTACTTCTCAGACTACGAGAATGAACGTCAGTCCAGGAATGATGAGGactgtgaagaagaagaagaaccaaaTGACACAGAGACAAGTCAAGGGAGAGAACATAAAGAACATTCTTCTCCAGCACAAAGTGGAACAAATGAAACAGAAGACTGTGACCATGATGACTTGTTGGATGCTTCAGGTGGACTGGACGAGTGGCCATCCCAGGATGAGAGCTCGTCTCTTGGAGACTGGGCAGCAGAGGTGGTTGGAGCCATGGAGGAGGCTCTTGATGCCCTCAACGGACAGCCTGAGAAGGagaacgaggaggaggaggaggaggagggggaacaCACCTTCACACACCGTCAAACTTCAGAAAAACCACCAGGGACGGAAGTCCTGCACATCTTACCCAAAGACGAGGTGGCCTTGCAGCAGGCGGCCAACACAAGAAGGttgtcttcatcttcttctccgcctccatctcctctggaTGGGAAGGAGGCGCTCAAGGAGGAGGCCGACTCTGACGACAGCGACGAGTCGGACGAGGAGCTGCGGACCTACGACGTccaggagggggaggagagtGAGGACGAGTCCCACGTGGTGCCCGTGGTGGTGAGCGACGACAGCCACGCCCACAAACTGCGAGGCCTCCTGAAGACGCCGACGCTGCTCAATCTCCAAGAGGAGCTGGAGCGCAAGAAGAGGACGGTGTCCTTCTTTGATGATGTCACCGTTTACCTGTTTGATCAG GAGAGTCCCACTAAAGATCTGGCTGCGCACGGATTCCCGTTGGCCGCAGAAGGTCACGGCAAATCTCCTGAAAGGGTCTCAGATGACTCGTCAGATGGGAACGCCTCTGAGGAGA GTGCAGGCTTGGAGTGGGAGGACGACTTTCCGCTGCTCCCGCTGCCGACGTCCTCGGCCGGCTCCGACTCGCCCCGCCACGCCGCCCCCACCACAGCTCAGGAGACCAAGCCGGCCGTGCAGTTTTCCCGCTTCACCGTCTCCCGCTTCTCCATCACGCACGTGTCCGACTCAGACGTGGACTCTGTGGGAG GAAGCAGCGAGGACGGCGACAAGGAGTGA
- the LOC129173854 gene encoding DNA ligase 1-like gives MKQKLQEKEEQASKLKEVVSSLRSRLKKKTEETSKLTEVVGRLLPRLQDKKEQESKLKEAVALLSAEMEEMSSALGQHQQESQDCHRRLKEVQEQLAAEQEAKMEALGRQARLHKQLGHLKNLLNVFVVQNEAFLKSLKSNEASDAAEKKAQGEQNEAGRRNQEAGEKNVDVQERTKEKERAAKEKKEKKELKEQEKKAKKEKKEREEKEKREKKEREKKEKKERKEKRDL, from the exons ATGAAGCAGAAGCTCCAGGAGAAGGAGGAGCAGGCGAGCAAACTGAAGGAGGTCGTCAGCTCTCTCAGGTCACGTTTGAAAAAGAAGACGGAGGAGACGAGCAAGCTGACGGAGGTCGTCGGCCGTCTCCTGCCACGCCTGCAGGACAAGAAGGAGCAGGAGTCCAAACTTAAGGAGGCGGTTGCCTTGCTCTCGGCAGAGATGGAGGAGATGTCCTCAGCGCTGGGCCAACATCAGCAGGAGAGCCAGGACTGTCACAGAAGGCTAAAGGAGGTGCAGGAGCAGCTGGCGGCCGAGCAGGAGGCCAAGATGGAGGCGCTGGGCCGCCAGGCGCGACTCCACAAACAGCTGGGCCACTTGAAGAACCTCCTGAACGTCTTTGTGGTCCAAAACGAGGCCTTTCTG AAGTCACTGAAGAGCAACGAAGCGAGCGACGCCGCTGAGAAGAAAGCGCAGGGGGAGCAGAACGAGGCCGGGAGGAGAAACCAGGAGGCAGGAGAGAAGAACGTAGATGTTCAGGAGAGGACGAAAGAGAAGGAACGTGCAgccaaggagaagaaagaaaagaaagaactcAAGGAGCAGGAAAAGAAAGCCAAGAAGGAAAAGAAGGAACGTGAAGAGAAAGAGAAACGAGAGAAGAAGGAGCgcgagaagaaggagaagaaagaaAGGAAGGAGAAGCGAGACCTCTGA